Proteins encoded within one genomic window of Eurosta solidaginis isolate ZX-2024a chromosome 1, ASM4086904v1, whole genome shotgun sequence:
- the LOC137237039 gene encoding CAAX prenyl protease 1 homolog isoform X5 yields the protein MLYVSATKICSRKISVTSWTLLTIYPPFIAPLFDKYTRLEKGPLRQSIEDLAATQTFPLTKLHVVESSERSSHCNAYFYALWNSKLIVLNKGKPYDVDLKEEDKGKSCINEEVLAVLGHELDHWKSGHLVTGSPMVHSTKRSS from the exons ATGCTGTATGTGAGTGCAACAAAAATTTGCTCAAGAAAAATAA GTGTAACCTCGTGGACATTACTCACCATTTATCCACCATTCATTGCGCCACTATTCGATAAGTATACACGATTAGAAAAGGGACCACTACGTCAATCTATTGAAGATCTTGCCGCCACGCAAACATTTCCATTAACGAAATTACATGTTGTGGAAAGTTCAGAACGTTCATCACATTGTAATGCATACTTCTATGCATTATGGAACTCCAAGCTTATTGTACTCAACAAAGGTAAACCATATGATGTTGATTTGAAAGAGGAAGACAAGGGTAAAAGTTGCATCAATGAAGAAGTCTTGGCGGTGCTCGGTCATGAATTGGACCATTGGAAATCTGGTCAT TTGGTTACTGGTTCACCTATGGTCCATTCTACGAAGCGGTCGTCTTAG
- the LOC137240001 gene encoding uncharacterized protein: MWLEIPSKTIKESAKLASKEILPFWERARVPTLNKKACDDKLVKLYYEWRTVQKFCTSSFPSSRKKENDFNDNLNNLFDIAHADALEMIAIPEDRDFLIKQREPGRVGSMISIDQCLANKEKRKAQRLEEENRRRAKYQRLESTQELSVDYDVRDESEYESEKSVEQLMIVSNTNELKKKRGKKSFIDDRMLACMDAGNLSTPLAIHFIIATAKALGHDIEDLVINCTSLRKQRKEYRRRHGTEIIENFKIPDTFMLHWDGKLLPAMTGKEKVERLAIVLTADNIEKLISIPIIECGTGEAIAQSIYNYLEKMNMINSVELVCFDTTATNTGKRNGAGMLLEQKLKRSLLWLPCRHHIAEIILRAVFEIYFGKSCGPEVAIFERFSREWNTFNLKDLSIGIMDEEKELLQLMFIFLSDSIPNFSFRAPGATSHARFMSKAIYALKMFALQKQFKMSSSHLNGFRNVCIFMVRLYIPYWFRTTNAVEAPNLDLQLVKNIAGYYDPKISLALLDKMKNHLWYLSEEAVGLAFFDSNVDLNVKRKMVEALALEKEFESNDDNGVYLHKNVNASIEEMKAFISKDLSCFVTQRTRNIFSRLEIDIKFFNLDPSNWCENAEYLKGVQILKNVTAVNDSAERKVKLITDFNRSLTHSEEDKQYLLHIVENYRQKFPSYTKTSLL, translated from the exons ATGTGGTTGGAAATACCAAGT aaaacaattaaggaaAGTGCTAAATTGGCTTCGAAGGAAATATTGCCTTTTTGGGAAAGAGCACGTGTTCCAACGTTAAACAAAAAAGCATGTGACGATAAATTGGTGAAATTATATTATGAGTGGAGAACAGTACAGAAATTTTGTACATCTTCGTTTCCTAGTTCTCGTAAAAAGGAAAATGATTTCAATGATAATTTGAACAATTTATTCGATATTGCACATGCTGATGCTTTAGAAATGATAGCTATTCCTGAGGACCGAGACTTTTTAATTAAACAAAGAGAGCCAGGGCGTGTTGGGAGCATGATTTCTATAGATCAATGTCTcgcaaataaagaaaaacggaAGGCGCAAAGGTTAGAAGAAGAAAATCGACGCAGAGCAAAGTATCAAAGATTGGAAAGCACTCAAG AGTTGAGTGTAGACTATGATGTACGTGATGAAAGTGAATATGAGTCTGAAAAATCTGTAGAGCAGTTAATGATCGTATCAAACACCAACGAGCTGAAAAAAAAACGTGGTAAAAAAAGCTTCATAGATGATAGAATGCTTGCTTGTATGGATGCTGGCAATTTGTCAACCCCACTCGCAATTCATTTTATTATTGCAACAGCTAAAGCTTTGGGTCACGATATTGAAGATCTGGTTATTAATTGTACAAGTTTGAGAAAACAGCGCAAGGAATATCGTCGGCGTCATGGTACAGAAATTATTGAGAATTTCAAG ATCCCTGATACATTTATGTTACACTGGGACGGTAAACTACTTCCTGCAATGACTGGAAAGGAAAAAGTAGAACGCCTAGCTATTGTTTTAACGGCAgataatatagaaaaattaatttccATTCCAATTATTGAATGTGGAACTGGTGAAGCAATCGCCCAGTCCATATATAATTACTTAGAAAAAATGAATATGATAAATTCGGTGGAATTGGTATGCTTTGACACGACAGCTACAAACACTGGTAAACGTAACGGTGCTGGAATGTTGCTGGAACAAAAATTGAAACGTAGCTTGTTGTGGTTGCCATGCAGGCATCATATTGCAGAAATCATACTACGAGctgtatttgaaatatattttggaAAATCTTGTGGCCCTGAAGTTGCCATATTTGAACGTTTTTCGCGGGAATGGAACACTTTCAATTTAAAAGATCTTTCAATTGGAATCATGGATGAAGAA AAAGAGCTATTGCAACTCATGTTTATTTTCTTAAGTGACAGCATCCCGAACTTTTCCTTTCGTGCACCTGGCGCGACGTCACATGCCAGGTTTATGTCAAAAGCGATATAtgccttaaaaatgtttgctttgcaaaaacaatttaaaatgtcTTCCAGCCATTTGAATGGATTCCGCAATGTGTGTATTTTCATGGTGCGTCTTTATATTCCGTATTGGTTTCGAACTACTAATGCAGTCGAAGCACCAAATTTGGATTTGCAGCTGGTAAAAAACATTGCCGGTTATTACGACCCAAAAATATCTCTAGCCTTATTAGATAAAATGAAAAACCACTTATGGTATCTGTCCGAGGAAGCCGTTGGTCTCGCCTTTTTCGATTCTAATGTGGACTTAAATGTGAAAAGAAAGATGGTTGAAGCACTAGCATTAGAAAAAGAGTTTGAAAGCAATGACGACAATGGCGTTTATCTGCATAAAAATGTAAATGCCAGCATTGAAGAAATGAAAGCATTCATAAGTAAAGATTTAAGTTGTTTTGTAACGCAAAGAACTAGAAATATCTTTTCACGATTGGAAATAGACATAAAATTTTTCAACTTAGATCCCTCAAACTGGTGCGAAAATGCAGAATATTTAAAAGGTGTTCAAATCCTCAAAAACGTCACTGCTGTTAATGATTCTGCTGAGAGGAAAGTAAAACTAATAACAGATTTTAACCGGTCTTTAACTCATAGCGAAGAAGATAAACAATACTTGCTTCATATTGTCGAGAACTACAGGCAAAAGTTCCCTTCATATACTAAAACTTCGCTTTTGTAA
- the LOC137237039 gene encoding CAAX prenyl protease 1 homolog isoform X1 — translation MLYVSATKICSRKISVTSWTLLTIYPPFIAPLFDKYTRLEKGPLRQSIEDLAATQTFPLTKLHVVESSERSSHCNAYFYALWNSKLIVLNKGKPYDVDLKEEDKGKSCINEEVLAVLGHELDHWKSGHVTKNIIIAQVHLLLLFVVVGYWFTYGPFYEAVVLALRSRGADILISSKH, via the exons ATGCTGTATGTGAGTGCAACAAAAATTTGCTCAAGAAAAATAA GTGTAACCTCGTGGACATTACTCACCATTTATCCACCATTCATTGCGCCACTATTCGATAAGTATACACGATTAGAAAAGGGACCACTACGTCAATCTATTGAAGATCTTGCCGCCACGCAAACATTTCCATTAACGAAATTACATGTTGTGGAAAGTTCAGAACGTTCATCACATTGTAATGCATACTTCTATGCATTATGGAACTCCAAGCTTATTGTACTCAACAAAGGTAAACCATATGATGTTGATTTGAAAGAGGAAGACAAGGGTAAAAGTTGCATCAATGAAGAAGTCTTGGCGGTGCTCGGTCATGAATTGGACCATTGGAAATCTGGTCATGTAACTAAAAATATTATCATCGCTCAAGTacatttacttttattatttgttGTAGTTGGTTACTGGTTCACCTATGGTCCATTCTACGAAGCGGTCGTCTTAGCGCTTCGCAGCCGTGGCGCTGATATTCTTATTTCAAGCAAGCATTAG